One Capsicum annuum cultivar UCD-10X-F1 unplaced genomic scaffold, UCD10Xv1.1 ctg50396, whole genome shotgun sequence genomic window, ATTTGTATTTTAGTTTACCTGGGAATAGCTTGAGTTTAGAGTTGAAAAGTAGTACCAGGTCTCCTTTTTGAATGCTTCGATGCATGATTCTCTGATCATGGTACTCCTTCATCTTCTCTTTATAGAGACTTTCTCTTTCATAAGCATTtagacggaattcatccatctcattaagCTGTCCTATTCTCAATTCTGCTGCTTCCTTCCAATCCAAATTCAACTTCCTAAGCGCCCACAACGCCTTATGTTCTAATTAAATTGGTAAATAACATTCTTTGACATAAACCATTTGGTATGGTGATGTTCTGATAGGCATTTTGAATGCTGTTCTATATGCCCGTAGAGCGTCATCCAATTTTTGGGACCTGTCCTGCCGACTTGCATTTATGGCTTTAGCCAAGTTAGTTTTTATCTCTTtgtttgacacctccacttgacCACTGGTTTGTGGGTAGTATAGAGTTACCACCTTGTGTTGTCTTACTTCGTATTTAGCAAATGCAGCTCAGAACAGCCGATTACAAAAATGTGAGCCACCATTACTTATGATAGTGCGTGGTACCCCAAATCTagaaaagatatttctttttatgaatgCAATGACTCGTTTCCCTTCA contains:
- the LOC124892760 gene encoding uncharacterized protein LOC124892760 — its product is MVAHIFVIGCSELHLLNTKKLNLDWKEAAELRIGQLNEMDEFRLNAYERESLYKEKMKEYHDQRIMHRSIQKGDLVLLFNSKLKLFPGKLKYKWSGPFMVNQVYSSGVVELESKDGGVFKVNDQRVELYIGPNDLVKSISNIDLEEIE